In Pseudomonas sp. Q1-7, the genomic window AGCGCCTTGGCGAAGGGGTATTTCCAGGCGATGGCCCAGTTCGGCGGTTCCGCCCTCCAGCGCCGCGCATCCGGCCGTTTGTCCTGGCGGATGACGATGCCATCGCTGGCAAAGGGGAGGGGCGAGCGGTACCAGTGGGCGCGCCAGGCCGCAATGTCCTCGGCACTGCGCACCGGACGGGTCAACGCGGCGGCGCTGTCGAAGCCCATGGCTTGCAGGCCCCGCAGGCGCGCGTCCATCTGGGCGGGTCCGTCCGGCCAGTCCCACACGAACAGGCCGATTCCGGCTGCATCGTGGGGGGCGAGGTCCTGGCGATTGAGCAGGCCTGCGACCTTGCCACGGGCACCGCGGCCACCCTGGGTGGCCTGCACATGAGCGTCCAGCCGCCAGTAGAGCTCCCCTTGCAGCACGCCATCACCGAGGGTCGGGAGCAGGTCGGGAATCGCGGCGATCCGGCGGACGTTACGCGTCCAGTCCTGTCCCTGGTTGCCATCGCCCCGGCTGATGGCCTGTTCCAGCCGTCCCTGCCGGTAGATCAGCGTGACCGCCACGCCATCCACCTTCGGCTGGACCCAGAGGTTGCGCCGTTCGCCCATCCAGCCGCGCAGGTCGTCGATGTCCCGCAGCTTGTCGAGGCCGGTCTGGGCCACGGGATGACGAAGCTTTCCCGGGCTGGCTGCCAGTGGGTCGCGAAGGGCTGGCGCCGCCTGCGGGAAACAGGCGCGCAGACGTTCCAGGCGTGCGCGGGCCTGGTCGTAGAGCTCGTCATCCACCGCCGAGCGCCCCTGGGCGTGATAGGCGAGGTCCCATTCGGCGATCTGCTGATCGAGGCTCGCGAGTTCGGCGCTGGCGCGGTCGATCGGCCAGTCCGGGCAGTCGTCGGCCCGTGCGGCGAGGGCGAGGAAGAGTAGCGAAAGGAAGGTCCAGGTCTTCATGGCGAGCCTCCGTGCTCAGGGGGAAGGCGGCCAGTCTAGGAGCGGGGCTATTGGGCGAGCGCTGAGCGTTTTGTGCGTATCGGCGCTGGGTGCTGTAGGAGGATTGTCGGCGCCTAATGCAAGGCTTGCGGGGTAGGGCATGCGCGCGGGGTTGGAAAGCGTGTGTGAGGCAGCGTGCGACTGGGTGCCACTCTATTCCCAGACCTCTTACCCGCCCGGCGCTGCTAATGAGCGCCGTGCCCCGGGAACAGCGATGGAGCGAGGGAACCCGACGAAGTCGGGCCGAATGTCGGGGCAAGCGTTTTTGGTTACTTTTGCCGCGACTGGCAAAAGTGACTCGCCCGGGAGGGCGAAACAGAAGCCTGAAGCCTACTCGGCAATGAGCCAGAAAACAGAGCCCCGACTCCCCGCACTTCCGAAAGGCGACCAACAAAAAGCCCCGCGCTGGGCGGGGCTTCTTGCATTGCGGCAGGGCTTACAGGCCGGCGGCGGCGCGCAGGGCTTCGGCCTTGTCGGTCCTTTCCCAGGTGAACGCGGTGAAGGTGTCTTCGCCGTA contains:
- the ligB gene encoding NAD-dependent DNA ligase LigB, which translates into the protein MKTWTFLSLLFLALAARADDCPDWPIDRASAELASLDQQIAEWDLAYHAQGRSAVDDELYDQARARLERLRACFPQAAPALRDPLAASPGKLRHPVAQTGLDKLRDIDDLRGWMGERRNLWVQPKVDGVAVTLIYRQGRLEQAISRGDGNQGQDWTRNVRRIAAIPDLLPTLGDGVLQGELYWRLDAHVQATQGGRGARGKVAGLLNRQDLAPHDAAGIGLFVWDWPDGPAQMDARLRGLQAMGFDSAAALTRPVRSAEDIAAWRAHWYRSPLPFASDGIVIRQDKRPDARRWRAEPPNWAIAWKYPFAKALAEVRAVEFKVGRTGRVTPLLRLAPVELDGRRIQRLGLGSLDRWRSLDIRPGDQVAIALAGLTIPRLDSVVLRATQRPEVLAPEPGRYHTLSCFRPTEGCTEQFLARLAWLSGPKGLALKGLGRGTWDRLGLDNLLEWLELDARALTRRPGIGDRRAAQLLQRFDEARHRPFDQWLRALGVPATTPAVLVGDWASLSVRTAADWQAHTGIGPTRAGRLVAFFQNPDVRELAERLGAEGVEGFTAPQ